From Bacteroidota bacterium, one genomic window encodes:
- a CDS encoding aspartate/glutamate racemase family protein, which produces MIVPTIEATIGTGHHRIGLIGTAFTVQSGTYEKNCANSIRQIRLSAKATPLLVPLAENDGIKYAKPILQDYLTPLLDDKIDSLILGCTHYPLFKDALKEILPPSVDIIAQNEVVPPKLVDYLHRHPEIAQRISTGGKLEACLTDVTATYTRTGADLLGESITFEKVVLDI; this is translated from the coding sequence GTGATTGTGCCGACCATCGAAGCCACCATCGGCACTGGACACCACCGTATCGGCCTGATCGGAACAGCATTTACCGTCCAATCCGGCACATACGAGAAGAACTGCGCAAACTCAATCCGGCAAATCAGGTTGTCTGCAAAGGCAACACCATTGTTGGTTCCGCTGGCCGAAAATGACGGAATAAAGTACGCAAAACCCATTCTGCAGGACTATCTCACTCCATTGTTGGACGACAAGATCGACAGTCTCATCCTTGGTTGCACCCATTACCCGCTTTTCAAGGATGCACTGAAGGAAATCCTGCCTCCGTCCGTTGACATCATAGCCCAAAACGAAGTCGTTCCTCCGAAGTTAGTAGACTACCTGCACCGGCATCCTGAAATTGCACAACGCATATCCACCGGCGGAAAACTGGAAGCCTGCCTCACCGACGTGACAGCGACCTATACCCGCACAGGCGCAGACTTGCTCGGCGAGTCCATTACATTCGAGAAAGTTGTTCTGGACATTTGA
- a CDS encoding OmpH family outer membrane protein, translating to MDLLKPVQDKMQGAIDAVAKEGGYTYILNQAVGAGIPSILYGKESDNVTAAIAKKLGIAVE from the coding sequence ATGGATCTCCTCAAGCCCGTGCAAGACAAAATGCAAGGTGCGATCGACGCGGTTGCGAAGGAAGGTGGATACACCTACATCCTGAACCAAGCGGTCGGAGCTGGCATCCCAAGCATCCTCTACGGCAAGGAAAGTGACAATGTCACAGCCGCCATCGCCAAGAAATTGGGGATTGCCGTCGAGTAA
- a CDS encoding BamA/TamA family outer membrane protein has translation MGWPIRDTQGNVIGGGFVGTVQLGFNNFSTKRFFQKKAWSPIPSGDGQKLNLAVQMNGVGWQNYSISFLEPWLGGKTQLLGASVYYTINQNQTTKFRMKTLGGGLDYGMRLKWPDDFFKAFASLNYKYYDIRNGNQGFGSLSFGDAFINIISARLTIDRTSIDAPVFPRSGSAINFSVEATPPYSTIKGTDDFTDIPDAEKFKFLEYHKWKFSSTWYFQIFKNLVVKPKVQYGLGNYNPSYGISPFERFCWAAADLAHSTHGWEYVGLRGILTTRSGPFRKALPLELSRPVATSTISTHWNCVIPLPSIRLLGFGWSDLRKPEIPGWA, from the coding sequence ATGGGGTGGCCAATCCGTGACACCCAAGGCAACGTGATCGGTGGCGGATTTGTCGGCACGGTACAATTGGGTTTCAATAACTTCTCAACCAAACGCTTTTTCCAGAAGAAGGCTTGGTCCCCGATTCCTTCCGGGGACGGTCAAAAGCTCAACCTCGCGGTTCAGATGAACGGCGTGGGCTGGCAGAACTACAGCATTTCCTTCTTGGAGCCTTGGCTGGGCGGCAAAACCCAACTCCTTGGCGCGAGCGTCTATTACACCATCAACCAGAATCAGACCACCAAATTCAGGATGAAAACCCTGGGTGGCGGTTTGGATTACGGCATGCGCTTGAAATGGCCTGATGACTTTTTCAAGGCATTTGCCTCGCTCAACTATAAATACTATGACATTCGCAATGGCAACCAAGGGTTTGGCTCCTTGAGCTTTGGCGATGCCTTCATCAACATCATCTCTGCCCGACTTACGATCGACCGTACGAGCATCGATGCGCCTGTGTTCCCGCGAAGCGGCTCCGCCATCAACTTTTCGGTCGAGGCCACTCCGCCTTACAGTACGATCAAGGGCACCGACGACTTCACAGACATCCCCGATGCTGAGAAGTTCAAATTCTTGGAGTACCACAAATGGAAATTCAGCTCGACCTGGTATTTCCAGATATTCAAGAATTTGGTCGTAAAGCCAAAGGTGCAGTATGGCTTGGGCAACTACAACCCGTCGTATGGAATCTCGCCGTTTGAACGTTTTTGCTGGGCGGCAGCGGACTTGGCGCATTCAACTCATGGCTGGGAATATGTCGGCTTGCGCGGTATCCTGACAACTCGATCGGGCCCCTTCCGGAAGGCTCTGCCTCTGGAGCTCAGCCGACCGGTGGCAACATCTACAATAAGTACACATTGGAATTGCGTTATCCCATTACCCTCAATCAGGCTGCTCGGATTTGGGTGGTCGGATTTGCGGAAGCCGGAAATACCTGGATGGGCGTGA
- a CDS encoding BamA/TamA family outer membrane protein has product MNNFKPFELKRSAGVGLRVMLPMVGLLGVDWGYGFDKINSAAAKPHGSQFTFLIGQEF; this is encoded by the coding sequence GTGAACAATTTCAAGCCCTTCGAATTGAAGCGTAGCGCAGGTGTAGGTTTGCGTGTGATGCTTCCGATGGTCGGGTTACTTGGTGTGGACTGGGGCTACGGGTTTGACAAAATCAATTCTGCCGCAGCCAAGCCGCACGGAAGTCAGTTTACCTTCCTTATTGGTCAAGAATTCTAA
- a CDS encoding OmpH family outer membrane protein: protein MSQKWQKELEELYAGIEKMYKDYQAEEVLLTDDIKKQRQEDIMAAERKAKEYKEKKFGYDGELYKVQDDKIKPIQDKVYDAVEKVAQERKLDIILDKAANSGILFSNPAFDRTDDVVIKLGIQK from the coding sequence CTGAGTCAGAAATGGCAGAAGGAATTGGAGGAATTGTATGCCGGCATTGAGAAGATGTACAAAGACTATCAAGCCGAAGAGGTCTTGCTGACCGACGACATCAAAAAGCAGCGGCAGGAAGATATCATGGCCGCTGAACGCAAAGCCAAGGAATACAAAGAAAAAAAGTTCGGTTATGACGGCGAATTGTACAAAGTACAGGACGATAAGATCAAACCGATCCAAGACAAGGTTTACGATGCCGTAGAGAAGGTTGCCCAGGAGCGGAAACTCGACATTATCTTGGACAAAGCTGCCAATTCGGGCATTTTGTTCAGCAATCCTGCCTTTGATCGTACCGACGATGTGGTGATCAAACTGGGCATCCAAAAATGA
- a CDS encoding OmpH family outer membrane protein encodes MKLKMMLLAIVAVLVTSFSAQAQVKIGYTNLEVVLASMPEAKTMERELQVFEEKLGGKIKVKDDYVKQKYQEYLDKKERGAFLTPAEQEAAEKELLRLDEEVQKLAQDAEYDMMAKRQALLEPVLAKLQTAIDAVAIAGGYTYILNQTTSAGVSTILYGPDEADITKALFGKLGLKYPEQ; translated from the coding sequence ATGAAATTGAAAATGATGTTGTTGGCCATCGTGGCGGTACTTGTGACCAGCTTCTCGGCCCAAGCCCAGGTGAAGATCGGCTACACCAACCTTGAAGTTGTCTTGGCTAGCATGCCTGAAGCCAAGACAATGGAAAGAGAACTCCAGGTTTTTGAAGAAAAACTTGGTGGAAAAATCAAAGTGAAAGACGACTATGTGAAGCAGAAGTACCAAGAATACTTGGACAAAAAGGAACGTGGTGCGTTTTTGACACCTGCAGAGCAAGAAGCTGCTGAGAAAGAACTCCTTCGTTTGGACGAGGAAGTGCAGAAGCTTGCCCAAGATGCTGAATACGACATGATGGCCAAACGCCAAGCATTGTTGGAGCCGGTGCTTGCCAAGTTGCAAACAGCGATCGATGCCGTGGCCATTGCTGGCGGATATACTTATATCCTCAATCAAACCACGAGTGCAGGTGTGTCGACGATTCTCTACGGTCCCGACGAAGCTGACATCACCAAGGCTCTTTTTGGCAAACTTGGTCTCAAGTATCCTGAACAATAA